Part of the Solwaraspora sp. WMMA2065 genome is shown below.
AGGTGACCAGGAAGTAGACGCCGTTACGTTTGAACATGGCCGGCGCCTCCCGGTAGTTGCCCGGCCACAGGGTCTGCACCAGGGCGGCGACGCCGGTGTAGTCGGGGGTCAGCCGGTAGATGTTCAGGTCCGCGTTGACCCGGGTCGAGGAGATCAGGTACGCGGTGCCGTCGTCGTCGCGGAACACGGTCATGTCCCGCGAGTCGTACCCGAGCGGCCGGAAACTGCCCAGGTACGTGTAGTCGCCGTCGACGGTGTCGGAGGTGGCCACCGCCACCCGGGCCTGGCCGTAGTCGACGCCGTTCTCCCAGTGCATCCAGAGCACGTACTTGCCGGTGGCCGGGTTGTAGAGGATCTTGGGGCGCTCGATGTTGGCGACGGCGAGCTCCGGGCTGCTGGACTGTCGCAGCACGTGGTTGCGCAACTCCCAGGTGCGCAGGTCGGTTGACCGGTAGACGGAGACGTACCGGAAGGTGTGGTCGTCGTGGCGGTTCTCACCGAACCAGTAGTAGTACCCGCCCACCTTGATCATGCCGCCGCCGTGGGCGTGGACGCCGGCGCCGGTGGTGTCGGTGAACTGGGTGGCATTGGTGACGGTGACCGGTGCGGCGGCGGCCGGTGCGGCGGCGAGCGCGAGCGCGGCGACCAGCATGAGCGGGACGGACAGGGCGGCGCAGGCGGTGCGGACCAGGCGCCGCCGCCAACGGCGGGGGTGTTCCCCGGGGCGGGGTGCGGCAGGCATCGGCTGCCTCCTTCGGGGTGGCCGGATGTGGCGTCGCGGACGTACGGCACCACGTGTGTCGATCCAGACTAGGCGTAAAAGCGATATGAATCGATGGCATGGCTCGCTGGTCACCTGTGGATCGTCGTACGGTCGTACCGACCGCCGACCAACCGACGCTCGATTCTCGACTCTCAACCTCGACCACGATCCTGACAGGAGCATCCGGTGTCCGACGCCCCGAAGACCGCGAACACGGCCGAGCCACTGCACCCGCTACTCGCCGACCGGTGGAGCCCGCGTGCCTTCGACCCCGAGCACCGGCTCACCGACCGGCAGCTGACCGCGCTGCTGGAAGCCGCCCGCTGGGCACCCAGCTGCGGAAACAGCCAACCCTGGCGGTTCGGCGTGGTCCGCCGTGGCGACGCCGCCCACGTCAGCCTGCTCGCCGCGCTCGACCCGGGAAACCGGGTTTGGGCGCACGCCGCCGCCGCGTTGATCGTGGTGGCCGCGCAGACCGTCGCCGACAGTGGCGCGAGCCGCCCGTGGGCCGCCTACGACACCGGACAGGCGGTCGCGCACCTGTCGATCCAGGCCCAGCACGAAGGGCTCGCCGTGCACCAGCTCGCCGGCTTCGACGCCGAACGGGTCGCGGCGCTGCTGCCCACGGCGGCGGTCACCCCGCTGGTCGTCGTCGCCGTCGGTCGCCGGGCCGCCACCATCGAGCTCGACGAGCCGCTCGCCACGAGGGAGCGCGCCGCCCGGCACCGGCTGCCCGTCGCCGACCTGCTGCTGTCGGTACGCCCGTCGTCGGTGCCCGACCCCGTGTGACCGTCACCCCGGTTGACCTGGGTGGCTAGCATTTCGCGGGACCGGTGCGCCGAGCCGGCCGAGTCGGGCGCCGACCGAGAGCTGCGGAAGGGGAACCGTGTCACGGGTCCAACAAGGTATACGCAACGCCGCCTATGCGATAGCCGAGGGTGGCGATCCACGTCAAATGGCCATGGCCGAGCTGCGCCGCCGTGGCAGTGCCGGCACCGGCGGGGCCGGCGGCGGTCAGCCGGTTGAGGACGGGATGGACCCGGTCGACTTCCCGGCGGCCCGTGACCTCGGTGGGAGCATCGACACCGTCATGGAACAGCGCCGGGTGCCGCTGGACGACGCGGGGGAGGTGCTCAACCGCAGCGAGCAGCGGCGCGGCGAGGGCGGGGCGGCGCACGTCATCTGCCCGATGGTGATTCCGCGCGGCCGTTCGCTGCTCACCATGCTGCCGGTGTCGCTGCTGCTGGTGCTCGGCGTACTCGGCTCCGCGGTGGTCTCGGTCGCCGGTGGCAACCTGTTACTCAACCCGTTGTTCGGGATCCACTACTGGGTGCTGTCGCTGTTCGCCGTCGGCTTCGTCTGGTGGCGCCAGGGCATGGTGATGGTGCCGGACGGCTGCGCCGCGTTGATCACCCGGTTCGGCAAGCTGGAGCAGGTCGTCGGCCCCGGCCGGGTGATCCTGCTGAACCCGTGGAAGCGGGTGTCGTACATCGTCAACACCACCCGCGAGTACCCGTTCAACGCACCGGTGCGTGAGGCCCCGACCAAGGGCGGCGTGAAGGCGTCCATCGACCTGTTCATCCAGTTCCGGATCAGTGACCCGGTGGAGTTCGTCTACACCCTCGGCGCGGTCCGCGGCTTCGAGGAGAAGCTCAGCAACGCGGTCAGCGAGACCATCCGCAGCCTGATCTACGAACAGCAGGCCGCCGACATCTACAACATGGTCGGCGAGGACACCGGCCGCCTGCTGGAGCAACTCAACCAGCAGTTCCTCCCGGCGGTCGAGCTGACCAACGCCAACATCACCCACGCCGAGCCGTCCGACCGGGAGTACCGGATGGACCTCGCCGCGCCCGAGATGGTGCGGGTCGCCAAGGACGCCTACACCCACCAGTACGCGTTGCAGCTGCGCAAGGAGCAGGACGAGGGCGACCTGACCAAGGAGCTGGCCACCCTGCACGAAACCCTGTCCGGCATCCAGGCCGAGATCGCCCAGTACCAGGCGCAGATGGACACCGCGGTCGAGCGGGAGACCAACCGCGCCGAGGCGCTCGCCCGCCAGCGGTACGTGCTGGCCGAGTCCGAGGCACGGGCCAACGCCGCCCTGCTGGAGGCGCAGGCCCTGGACATCCGGGCGGTCACCGCCGCCGAAGCACCGGAGATCCTCGACTACCGCTACCAGCGGGAGGTGCTCGACACCCTGGAGGAGGTCGCCGACCACCTGCCCCGGCTGGTGCGCATCGGCGGCTCCACCGACCCGGACGGCGCGGTGGGCGTGGACCTGCTGAAACTGGCCCGCGAACTGGTCGGCGAACGAGGTGCCGAACTGTTCAGCGAGACCGACATGGCCACGATGCGCACCCGGCTGACCGAGGTCGCCGCCCGGATCGCCGAACGCGAGCCGGAGATCGCCGCACTGCGCGAGGCCGACCAACCGACCGTTCCGGGCACCGACGCCGGCGTTTCCCTGGCCCCCGGTGCGCCGGAGCCGACCGACGACGAGACGGAGGCACAGCGGTGATGAGCAAACTCAGCGGCGGCAGGTCGGTCATCTCCGAGGCGGTGGCACCGTGGAGCGAGCTCGCCCAGCTGCTGCGCGGCGGTGACGCGGGCAGCCTCGTACCGGTGGTGATCCCCAAGCACCGGCGCCGGCTCGGCTGGATGGTGCCGCTCTGGCTCGGTCTGCTCGCCCTGCTGTCCGGCGTGATGTTCACCCTGAACGGGGCCGACGGGCTGGTCGGCGCCGCGTACGGCGCCCTCGCCACAGCCAGCTATCTCGCTGGCGTGGCGCTGCTGCTGCTCGGCGCGCTCTGGTGGTGGCGGTCGTCCATCGTGGAGATTGAACAGGGCACTCATGGGGTGCTGACCCGCTACGGTGCGGTCGTGCGCACCCTGGAACCGGGCCGGCACTACCTGTGGCATCCCTGGTCTCGGGTCGACTTCGTCGTCGACGTGGCCACCGAGATTCCGTACTCGGCGCCGGTGATGGCCTGCCCGACCCGGGAGAACGTGCCGCTGCGCTCGATCGAGTTCTTCATGAAGCTGCGGATCACCGACGCGGTGCTGTTCGTCCGGGCCATCGGCGCCGGCAACTTCGACCTGGTGCTGTCCAGCGCCGTGCAGGACGCCATCCGGCAGCGGGCCCGCCAGGTGCAGACCGAACGGGCGTACGACCTGCGTGGCTCCGACGTCGCCGACATGCAGGAGCTGCTCAACCGGCAGCTGTCCCGCTACGGCGTGCGGATCACCGGCTGCAACATCCCCGACGTGCAGCTGCCCACCCAGTACCAGCAGCACCTGGCCACCCGGGAGCGGGTCGCCAAGGAGCACGCCGCGTACGAGCAGGAGTGGGGGCTGACCCGCAAGCGGCGCATCGACAGCCTGCAGATGGACATCGAGCGGGCCAAGAAGGTGCGTGACGCCCGGTTCGTCGAGGTCAAGGCGGCCCTGAACAAGGCCCGTGAGCAGGTCGCGCAGCTGTTGGAGGAGCAGGAGACCAACGCGCAGCGGGT
Proteins encoded:
- a CDS encoding SPFH domain-containing protein — protein: MSKLSGGRSVISEAVAPWSELAQLLRGGDAGSLVPVVIPKHRRRLGWMVPLWLGLLALLSGVMFTLNGADGLVGAAYGALATASYLAGVALLLLGALWWWRSSIVEIEQGTHGVLTRYGAVVRTLEPGRHYLWHPWSRVDFVVDVATEIPYSAPVMACPTRENVPLRSIEFFMKLRITDAVLFVRAIGAGNFDLVLSSAVQDAIRQRARQVQTERAYDLRGSDVADMQELLNRQLSRYGVRITGCNIPDVQLPTQYQQHLATRERVAKEHAAYEQEWGLTRKRRIDSLQMDIERAKKVRDARFVEVKAALNKAREQVAQLLEEQETNAQRVRFEIETRGRSGLIAAENEAKAQRRLAQAYRDNRAVLQYELALRRLEVGAALAGKAPQPVVVRTDGTGGGDVSALSTLLTAQLLPRTVALPARGAAASADDAD
- a CDS encoding SPFH domain-containing protein, giving the protein MAMAELRRRGSAGTGGAGGGQPVEDGMDPVDFPAARDLGGSIDTVMEQRRVPLDDAGEVLNRSEQRRGEGGAAHVICPMVIPRGRSLLTMLPVSLLLVLGVLGSAVVSVAGGNLLLNPLFGIHYWVLSLFAVGFVWWRQGMVMVPDGCAALITRFGKLEQVVGPGRVILLNPWKRVSYIVNTTREYPFNAPVREAPTKGGVKASIDLFIQFRISDPVEFVYTLGAVRGFEEKLSNAVSETIRSLIYEQQAADIYNMVGEDTGRLLEQLNQQFLPAVELTNANITHAEPSDREYRMDLAAPEMVRVAKDAYTHQYALQLRKEQDEGDLTKELATLHETLSGIQAEIAQYQAQMDTAVERETNRAEALARQRYVLAESEARANAALLEAQALDIRAVTAAEAPEILDYRYQREVLDTLEEVADHLPRLVRIGGSTDPDGAVGVDLLKLARELVGERGAELFSETDMATMRTRLTEVAARIAEREPEIAALREADQPTVPGTDAGVSLAPGAPEPTDDETEAQR
- a CDS encoding nitroreductase family protein; translated protein: MSDAPKTANTAEPLHPLLADRWSPRAFDPEHRLTDRQLTALLEAARWAPSCGNSQPWRFGVVRRGDAAHVSLLAALDPGNRVWAHAAAALIVVAAQTVADSGASRPWAAYDTGQAVAHLSIQAQHEGLAVHQLAGFDAERVAALLPTAAVTPLVVVAVGRRAATIELDEPLATRERAARHRLPVADLLLSVRPSSVPDPV